A portion of the Lolium rigidum isolate FL_2022 chromosome 1, APGP_CSIRO_Lrig_0.1, whole genome shotgun sequence genome contains these proteins:
- the LOC124650134 gene encoding uncharacterized protein LOC124650134, which translates to MWRRSMPAMAIGGWSSRSTATAMAAGQGRRTRPNLENDRQREHAPSHDPRRCSNHCFGSCCWSIYLTGPLQFQPMKTVTAKSKNKEKEKSEKEASLQVEQGGQSTDLAFILLKLHVIVIINSVCLHSTCYHGALIGHVATR; encoded by the exons ATGTGGCGGCGGTCTATGCCCGCCATGGCCATTGGCGGATGGAGCTCTAGATCGACGGCAACGGCAATGGCGGCCGGACAG ggaAGAAGGACGCGACCGAACCTAGAGAACGACCGGCAGAGAGAACATGCTCCATCCCATGACCCGCGCCGCTGCTCCAACCACTGCTTCGGCAGCTGCTGCTGGTCCATCTACTTGACCGGGCCGCTGCAGTTCCAACCCATGAAAACAG TTACGGCGAAGTCAAAGAATAAGGAGAAAGAAAAATCAGAGAAGGAGGCATCATTGCAG GTGGAGCAAGGAGGACAATCAACAGATCTAGCATTTATTTTGCTCAAGCTACATGTTATTGTTATAATAAACAGTGTGTGCCTTCATTCAACATGCTATCATGGAGCTCTTATTGGGCATG TTGCAACTAGATGA